One genomic region from Streptomyces sp. NBC_01431 encodes:
- a CDS encoding 3-hydroxyacyl-CoA dehydrogenase family protein: protein MARKLAVIGAGLMGSGIAQVSAQAGWDVVLRDVTDEALSRGTDGIKASYDRFVSKGKLAAEDAEAALARITTTTDLDAAADADIVVEAVFEKLEVKHEIFRTLDKIVRADTVLASNTSAIPITKIAAATEHPERVVGVHFFSPVPMMQLCELVRGYKTSDETLAAAREFAESVGKTCIVVNRDVAGFVTTRLISALVVEAAKLYESGVASAEDIDLACKLGFGHAMGPLATADLTGVDILLHATSNIYTESQDEKFAPPELMRRMVDAGDIGRKSGQGFYKH, encoded by the coding sequence GTGGCCAGGAAGCTCGCCGTCATCGGAGCCGGACTCATGGGGTCCGGTATCGCGCAGGTCTCCGCTCAGGCGGGCTGGGACGTGGTGCTCCGCGACGTCACCGACGAAGCTCTCAGCCGGGGCACCGACGGCATCAAAGCCTCGTACGACAGGTTCGTGAGCAAGGGCAAGCTGGCCGCCGAGGACGCCGAGGCCGCGCTCGCCCGCATCACGACGACCACCGATCTGGACGCCGCCGCGGACGCCGACATCGTCGTCGAGGCCGTCTTCGAGAAGCTGGAGGTCAAGCACGAGATCTTCCGCACGCTCGACAAGATCGTGCGCGCGGACACCGTGCTCGCCTCCAACACCTCCGCCATCCCCATCACCAAGATCGCAGCGGCCACCGAGCACCCCGAGCGGGTCGTCGGCGTCCACTTCTTCTCGCCGGTGCCGATGATGCAGCTGTGCGAGCTGGTCCGCGGCTACAAGACCAGCGACGAAACCCTCGCCGCGGCACGGGAGTTCGCCGAGTCGGTCGGCAAGACCTGCATCGTCGTCAACCGCGACGTGGCCGGCTTCGTCACCACCCGCCTCATCTCGGCGCTCGTGGTCGAGGCGGCCAAGCTCTACGAGTCGGGCGTGGCCAGCGCCGAGGACATCGACCTCGCCTGCAAGCTGGGCTTCGGCCACGCGATGGGGCCGCTCGCCACCGCAGACCTCACCGGTGTCGACATCCTGCTGCACGCCACCAGCAACATCTACACGGAGTCCCAGGACGAGAAGTTCGCCCCGCCGGAGCTGATGCGCCGGATGGTGGACGCGGGTGACATCGGCCGCAAGAGCGGGCAGGGCTTCTACAAGCACTGA
- a CDS encoding cob(I)yrinic acid a,c-diamide adenosyltransferase has product MVNLTRIYTRTGDQGTTALGDMSRTAKTDLRISAYADANEANAVIGTAIALGQLPEEVVKVLVRVQNDLFDVGADLATPVAENPEYPPLRVEQSYVDKLEADCDRFLEDLDKLRSFILPGGTPGAALLHQACTVVRRAERSTWAALEAHGDVMNALTATYLNRLSDLLFILARTANKEVGDVLWVPGGER; this is encoded by the coding sequence ATGGTCAATCTGACGCGCATCTACACCCGAACCGGCGACCAGGGCACGACGGCCCTCGGCGACATGAGCCGGACCGCCAAGACCGATCTGCGGATCTCGGCGTACGCCGACGCCAATGAGGCCAATGCCGTCATCGGTACGGCCATCGCGCTCGGGCAGCTGCCCGAGGAGGTCGTGAAGGTGCTCGTCCGGGTCCAGAACGACCTGTTCGACGTGGGTGCGGACCTCGCCACGCCGGTCGCCGAGAACCCGGAGTACCCGCCGCTGCGGGTGGAGCAGTCCTACGTCGACAAGCTGGAGGCGGACTGCGACCGCTTCCTTGAGGACCTGGACAAGCTCCGCAGCTTCATCCTGCCGGGCGGCACCCCGGGCGCGGCCCTGCTGCACCAGGCGTGCACGGTGGTGCGCCGCGCGGAGCGTTCGACGTGGGCGGCTCTTGAGGCGCACGGCGACGTCATGAACGCGCTGACGGCGACGTATCTGAACCGCCTCTCCGACCTCCTGTTCATCCTGGCCCGCACGGCCAACAAGGAGGTCGGAGACGTGCTGTGGGTGCCGGGGGGCGAGAGGTAG
- a CDS encoding ABC transporter permease codes for MTTPYQQPQPYQQAPGASLGYTSPIAVRRATFGDALASEWTKIRSVRSTMWTLGVLVVLIVGLGLLAAYVAEANNAHMGDSTVLVLGFYGVLLGLICVITLGVLTIASEYGTGMIRTTLTACPSRGRILAAKSVVFFLLAFVIVTITTALVAVVQNAVVTDAARPTGGEWLRATVGVGLYVAMIGLLALAVGALIRHSAGSITIMIGVVLLPLVLALFMFSDALSGVRQFLMEYSIPSQLSAFYGVSVSNSGPSGWEPLWIITGITALALGGAFLSLNSRDV; via the coding sequence ATGACCACCCCCTACCAGCAGCCGCAGCCGTACCAGCAGGCGCCGGGCGCGTCCCTCGGTTACACCTCGCCGATCGCCGTTCGGCGCGCCACCTTCGGTGATGCGCTCGCCTCCGAGTGGACCAAAATCCGGTCGGTTCGTTCCACTATGTGGACGCTGGGCGTGCTTGTGGTGCTGATCGTCGGCCTCGGGCTGCTCGCCGCCTACGTCGCGGAGGCCAACAACGCGCACATGGGAGACAGCACGGTCCTCGTGCTCGGCTTCTACGGAGTGCTGCTCGGCCTGATCTGCGTGATCACGCTCGGCGTGCTGACCATCGCGTCCGAGTACGGCACCGGCATGATCCGTACGACCCTGACGGCCTGCCCGAGCCGCGGGCGGATCCTCGCCGCCAAGTCGGTGGTCTTCTTCCTGCTCGCGTTCGTCATCGTGACCATCACGACGGCCCTGGTCGCGGTGGTGCAGAACGCCGTGGTGACCGACGCCGCGCGGCCGACGGGCGGCGAGTGGCTGCGGGCCACCGTCGGGGTCGGCCTCTACGTCGCGATGATCGGGCTGCTCGCGCTGGCGGTGGGCGCGCTGATCCGGCACTCCGCGGGCTCGATCACGATCATGATCGGCGTGGTGCTGCTGCCGCTGGTGCTCGCCCTGTTCATGTTCTCCGACGCGCTGAGCGGCGTACGGCAGTTCCTCATGGAGTACTCGATCCCCAGTCAGCTGAGTGCCTTCTACGGGGTCTCGGTGTCGAATTCCGGGCCGAGCGGCTGGGAGCCGCTGTGGATCATCACCGGGATCACCGCGCTCGCGCTGGGCGGCGCGTTCCTCTCGCTCAACTCGCGGGACGTGTAA
- a CDS encoding SCO5389 family protein has translation MSLDVSPALLEQAERGEVDEAAFVDCVRSSLPYAWEMISSLVAQLKVDGGEFADNQTPPPDEQARGQLLRALASDAIRGALQRHFGVRLAFQNCHRVAVFPLDPSSDERLARFTSIRGQLLNQSPELRDC, from the coding sequence ATGTCGCTCGACGTCTCACCGGCCCTACTCGAACAGGCCGAGCGAGGCGAGGTCGACGAAGCCGCCTTCGTCGACTGCGTCCGGAGCTCCCTGCCCTACGCGTGGGAGATGATCAGCTCCCTGGTGGCCCAGCTGAAGGTCGACGGCGGAGAGTTCGCCGACAACCAGACGCCACCGCCGGACGAGCAGGCGCGCGGCCAACTGCTGCGTGCCCTCGCGAGTGACGCCATTCGCGGTGCGCTCCAGCGGCACTTCGGTGTCCGCCTGGCGTTCCAGAACTGCCACCGTGTCGCGGTGTTCCCGCTGGACCCCTCCTCCGATGAGCGGCTCGCCCGCTTCACCTCGATCAGGGGTCAGCTTCTCAATCAGTCCCCGGAACTTCGGGACTGCTGA
- a CDS encoding ABC transporter ATP-binding protein gives MIEAVGLTKRYGAKTAVHNLSFQVRPGAVTGFLGPNGSGKSTTMRMILGLDQPTAGHVTIGGHPFRSLPNAPRQVGALLDAKAVHGGRSARNHLLSLAQLSGIPARRVDEVLGVVGLQEVAGRRSNGFSLGMGQRLGIAAALLGDPQVLLFDEPVNGLDPEGILWVRNLMKQLAAEGRTVFVSSHLMSEMALTADHLIVIGRGQLLADMRITDFISHNSADFARVRTPQTDPAQREKLTAALTEAGGQVLPEPDGALRVTGLALPRISDVAHAADVRLWELSPHQASLEEAYMRMTQGAVDYRSTADEKAGLMPPVAPGYAPPPVIPEVPQQGWYAPPPPGQNPYAAAPQPAAAPPAPQAPVQAPAAPAAPTKPEDAR, from the coding sequence ATGATCGAGGCAGTCGGCCTGACCAAGCGCTACGGCGCCAAGACGGCCGTGCACAACCTTTCCTTCCAGGTGCGGCCTGGCGCCGTCACCGGCTTTCTGGGGCCCAACGGCTCCGGCAAGTCGACGACGATGCGCATGATCCTCGGCCTGGACCAGCCGACCGCCGGCCACGTCACGATCGGCGGCCACCCCTTCCGCAGCCTGCCGAACGCGCCGCGCCAGGTCGGCGCGCTGCTCGACGCCAAGGCCGTGCACGGCGGCCGCAGCGCCCGCAACCACCTGCTCTCGCTCGCCCAGCTCTCCGGCATCCCGGCCCGCCGGGTGGACGAGGTGCTCGGCGTGGTCGGTCTCCAGGAGGTCGCCGGGCGCCGTTCCAACGGGTTCTCGCTCGGCATGGGCCAGCGCCTGGGCATCGCCGCCGCGCTGCTCGGCGACCCCCAGGTGCTGCTCTTCGACGAGCCGGTCAACGGCCTGGACCCCGAGGGCATCCTGTGGGTCCGCAATCTGATGAAGCAGCTCGCCGCCGAGGGCCGGACCGTCTTCGTGTCCTCGCACCTGATGAGCGAGATGGCGCTGACCGCCGACCACCTCATCGTGATCGGCCGCGGCCAGCTGCTCGCGGACATGCGGATCACCGACTTCATCTCGCACAACTCCGCGGACTTCGCGCGGGTGCGGACCCCGCAGACGGATCCCGCCCAGCGCGAGAAGCTGACGGCCGCGCTCACCGAGGCGGGCGGCCAGGTGCTGCCCGAGCCGGACGGCGCGTTGCGCGTCACGGGCCTCGCGCTGCCCCGCATCAGCGACGTGGCGCACGCCGCGGACGTACGGCTGTGGGAGCTGTCCCCGCACCAGGCCTCGCTGGAGGAGGCGTACATGCGGATGACGCAGGGCGCGGTGGACTACCGTTCGACGGCCGACGAGAAGGCGGGCCTGATGCCGCCCGTCGCGCCCGGGTACGCGCCGCCGCCGGTGATCCCGGAGGTGCCGCAGCAAGGCTGGTACGCGCCGCCGCCGCCCGGCCAGAACCCGTACGCGGCCGCGCCGCAGCCGGCCGCCGCTCCCCCGGCTCCGCAGGCGCCTGTGCAGGCCCCGGCCGCTCCCGCCGCCCCGACCAAGCCCGAGGACGCCCGATGA
- a CDS encoding TetR/AcrR family transcriptional regulator, whose product MAEGLRERKKRETRQRISDLATGLFMERGFEAVTIAEIAEAADVSVNTVYNYFPAKEDLFLDRAKGVVDRLARWVRGRDAGESAAEAVLRELRAEVEAVSPRVGLMDGYSRFMAVINESPTLKARLWALGQEVLENLDTALREEVGARPEEALPSLVAGQINWVHQTVMAVISREMMAGRDPKAVSREVLVLIDEMEGLLGDKVLNYAARGAR is encoded by the coding sequence ATGGCAGAAGGGCTCAGGGAGCGGAAGAAGCGCGAGACCAGGCAGCGGATCTCGGACCTGGCCACCGGGCTCTTCATGGAGCGCGGGTTCGAGGCGGTGACCATCGCCGAGATCGCCGAGGCGGCGGACGTGTCGGTCAACACGGTCTACAACTACTTCCCGGCGAAGGAGGACCTCTTCCTGGACCGCGCCAAGGGTGTGGTGGACCGGCTCGCGCGCTGGGTGCGGGGCCGCGACGCGGGGGAGTCGGCCGCCGAGGCGGTCCTGCGCGAGCTGCGCGCCGAGGTCGAGGCGGTCTCGCCGCGGGTGGGGCTGATGGACGGGTACAGCCGGTTCATGGCCGTCATCAACGAGTCCCCCACGCTCAAGGCAAGGCTGTGGGCGCTGGGCCAGGAGGTCCTGGAAAACCTGGACACGGCCCTGCGCGAGGAGGTCGGCGCCCGCCCCGAGGAGGCGCTGCCCTCCCTGGTCGCGGGTCAGATCAACTGGGTCCATCAGACGGTCATGGCCGTCATCAGCCGCGAGATGATGGCCGGCCGCGACCCGAAGGCGGTCTCCCGTGAGGTGCTCGTCCTGATCGACGAGATGGAGGGGCTGCTGGGGGACAAGGTGCTCAACTACGCCGCACGGGGCGCACGCTGA
- the nucS gene encoding endonuclease NucS, producing MRLVIARCSVDYAGRLTAHLPSAPRLILVKADGSVSIHADDRAYKPLNWMSPPCTLKEGSGDDAGVWTVINKAGEKLIITMEEILHDSSHELGVDPGLIKDGVEAHLQELLADRIDTLGEGYTLIRREYPTAIGPVDILCRDGDGKTVAIEIKRRGEIDGVEQLTRYLELLNRDPHLAPVQGVFAAQEIKPQARVLATDRGIGCVVLDYNALRGIEDDKLRLF from the coding sequence ATGCGTCTCGTCATCGCCCGCTGCTCCGTCGACTATGCGGGCCGCCTCACCGCCCACCTCCCCTCCGCCCCCCGTCTGATCCTGGTGAAGGCGGACGGCAGCGTCTCCATTCATGCGGACGACCGGGCGTACAAGCCCCTCAACTGGATGTCTCCGCCCTGCACGCTGAAAGAGGGATCGGGGGACGACGCGGGCGTCTGGACCGTCATCAACAAAGCGGGCGAGAAGCTCATCATCACGATGGAGGAGATCCTCCACGACTCGTCGCACGAACTCGGCGTCGACCCCGGCCTGATCAAGGACGGCGTGGAAGCGCACCTCCAGGAGCTGCTCGCCGACCGCATCGACACCCTCGGCGAGGGTTACACCCTGATTCGCCGCGAGTACCCGACGGCGATCGGTCCGGTGGACATCCTGTGCCGCGACGGTGACGGCAAGACCGTCGCGATCGAGATCAAGCGACGCGGTGAGATCGACGGCGTCGAGCAGCTGACCCGCTATCTGGAGCTGCTCAACCGCGACCCGCACCTCGCCCCGGTCCAGGGCGTCTTCGCGGCCCAGGAGATCAAGCCCCAGGCCCGCGTGCTCGCCACCGACCGCGGCATCGGCTGCGTGGTGCTCGACTACAACGCCCTGCGCGGCATCGAGGACGACAAGCTCCGCCTGTTCTGA
- a CDS encoding ATP-binding protein, translating to MDPMNRGPEEFSHADDTVGSAGAHAEPGAGPQRPPRDREPATAEFPGRSAALARTVQLVSGDFLLTVNPVDGSEIENCPPGDIPGRPARLTAAERAETERAGRPPLPAGHLATAPALLERRDERARLVRLLGRGRSVRLTGPAGSGRSALLDAVAADCAELAPDGVVRLCGHRRSPSELLHELYATVFRTSLHRLDRTTLHERVRQIGAIVVLDDLEFGGATLEELLRATPECAYLLATTPDVQAPHSESHVEEVFLSGLGRSASLELLELAVDRALTDEEANWAGDLWFESEGLPLRFVQAGALLRQRDQLRGEPNSLDAYGFPLEGAAEASVFSGEGREIPLPTLGEGAAPAALLASRLSEAARATLRFAVALGGEVPNQAHLPALVGDTHADAALGELLDSGLLSPVGARYRLAAGVLTQLEGAGYTADTVERAYTAAQHYAWWTGHPSVAPERAAAEADAVLAAMSALVPGAASEHPATVVKLARRSAPAFAAGLHWTAWERALRIGSEAARLTGEVAEEAYFHHELGVLALCGGSLDRARAELEASIALRGALADKRGTVAGRRALALVEDRSGGLLPGGRTPAGDEVPAARHEESQSPPAGVAAVAVTAQLPDPGPTLITRRATPVGGAMPKARRSLLGGTRRNLVAAGAGALLAAVLGTVVTLGATSHNNDDGQGGKVKQQQSADEGDSGGGLNADPNDPGSTASPGHKGGSAGPSKPGTTPRPGTSGQPSPGTSDSPSGHPSTGPASPSTPGKSGSTKPSTPPTKSSPSPSKSSSPPPSKSPSPSASVSASPPSPGGSSPPPSTKAPPPSPPPSKPPASTTPASSPPTRTSTGPTTSASTPS from the coding sequence ATGGACCCGATGAACCGGGGACCGGAAGAGTTCAGCCATGCCGACGACACCGTCGGCAGTGCGGGCGCACACGCGGAACCGGGTGCCGGGCCGCAGCGTCCGCCGCGCGACAGAGAACCCGCCACAGCCGAGTTCCCCGGGCGCTCGGCCGCACTGGCCCGCACCGTCCAGCTCGTCTCCGGCGACTTCCTGCTGACCGTCAATCCGGTGGACGGCAGCGAGATCGAGAACTGCCCGCCGGGCGACATACCGGGTCGGCCCGCGCGGCTCACCGCCGCCGAGCGCGCCGAGACCGAGCGCGCCGGCCGGCCGCCGCTCCCGGCCGGTCACCTGGCCACCGCGCCCGCGCTGCTCGAGCGGCGCGACGAACGCGCCCGGCTCGTCCGACTCCTGGGCCGCGGCCGCTCCGTGCGGCTCACCGGACCCGCGGGCTCCGGACGCAGCGCCCTGCTCGACGCCGTCGCCGCGGACTGCGCGGAGCTCGCCCCCGATGGGGTCGTACGCCTGTGTGGCCACCGGCGCAGCCCGTCCGAGCTCCTGCACGAGCTCTACGCCACGGTGTTCCGCACCTCCCTGCACCGGCTCGACCGGACCACGCTGCACGAACGGGTCCGCCAGATCGGCGCCATCGTCGTTCTGGACGACCTCGAATTCGGCGGGGCCACCCTCGAAGAGCTCCTCAGGGCCACCCCCGAGTGCGCCTACCTCCTCGCCACCACCCCCGACGTGCAGGCCCCGCACTCCGAATCGCACGTCGAAGAGGTCTTCCTGTCCGGCCTCGGACGCAGCGCCTCGCTCGAACTCCTGGAGCTGGCGGTCGACCGGGCGCTGACCGACGAGGAGGCCAACTGGGCGGGCGACCTCTGGTTCGAGTCCGAGGGCCTGCCGCTGCGCTTCGTCCAGGCCGGGGCGCTGCTGCGCCAGCGCGACCAGCTGCGCGGCGAGCCCAACTCCCTTGACGCGTACGGCTTTCCGCTGGAAGGGGCCGCCGAGGCCTCGGTGTTCTCGGGCGAGGGACGGGAGATACCGCTGCCCACGCTCGGCGAGGGCGCGGCCCCGGCCGCACTGCTCGCCTCCCGGCTGAGCGAGGCCGCCCGTGCCACGCTGCGGTTCGCCGTGGCGCTCGGCGGCGAGGTGCCGAACCAGGCCCACCTGCCCGCCCTGGTCGGCGACACCCACGCTGACGCCGCCCTCGGTGAACTCCTCGACAGCGGGCTCCTGTCCCCGGTCGGTGCCCGATACCGGCTGGCCGCGGGCGTCCTCACCCAGCTGGAGGGCGCCGGATACACCGCCGACACCGTCGAGCGGGCGTACACCGCCGCCCAGCACTACGCCTGGTGGACCGGGCACCCCTCGGTCGCCCCCGAGCGGGCCGCCGCCGAGGCGGACGCGGTGCTCGCCGCGATGAGCGCGCTCGTTCCCGGCGCCGCGTCCGAGCACCCGGCGACCGTGGTCAAGCTGGCCCGCAGGTCGGCACCCGCCTTCGCGGCCGGACTGCACTGGACGGCCTGGGAGCGGGCGCTGCGGATCGGCTCCGAGGCGGCCCGGCTGACCGGCGAGGTCGCCGAAGAGGCGTACTTCCACCACGAGTTGGGCGTGCTCGCACTGTGCGGCGGCAGCCTGGACCGGGCTCGCGCCGAGCTGGAGGCGTCCATCGCGCTGCGCGGCGCGCTCGCCGACAAGCGCGGCACGGTCGCCGGACGCCGGGCCCTGGCCCTGGTCGAGGATCGCTCCGGCGGGCTGCTGCCGGGCGGCCGCACCCCCGCCGGGGACGAGGTGCCCGCGGCCCGCCACGAGGAGTCCCAGTCGCCGCCCGCGGGGGTTGCGGCAGTTGCCGTGACGGCTCAACTCCCGGATCCCGGCCCCACGTTGATCACGCGGCGGGCGACCCCGGTCGGCGGCGCCATGCCCAAGGCGCGGCGCTCGCTGCTCGGCGGTACCCGGCGCAACCTCGTCGCGGCCGGGGCCGGCGCACTGCTCGCCGCGGTGCTCGGCACCGTCGTCACGCTGGGCGCTACGTCCCACAACAACGACGACGGTCAGGGCGGCAAGGTGAAGCAGCAGCAGTCGGCCGACGAGGGCGACAGCGGCGGCGGCCTGAACGCCGACCCGAACGACCCGGGCAGCACCGCGAGCCCCGGGCACAAGGGCGGCTCCGCCGGCCCGAGCAAGCCGGGAACCACACCCAGGCCCGGCACGTCCGGCCAGCCGTCGCCGGGCACCAGCGACAGCCCGAGTGGCCATCCCTCCACGGGGCCGGCCAGCCCGTCCACGCCGGGCAAGTCGGGCTCGACCAAGCCGTCCACCCCGCCGACGAAGTCGTCTCCGTCGCCGTCCAAGAGCTCCTCCCCGCCGCCGAGCAAGTCGCCCTCCCCCTCGGCGTCGGTCAGCGCCTCGCCGCCGAGTCCCGGAGGCAGCAGTCCGCCGCCCTCCACCAAGGCGCCGCCTCCGAGCCCGCCGCCCTCCAAACCCCCGGCGTCCACCACCCCGGCCAGCTCCCCGCCGACGAGGACGTCCACCGGTCCCACCACCAGCGCCTCGACGCCGTCGTAA
- a CDS encoding STAS domain-containing protein, whose protein sequence is MHIRGDHVELVVGGRLDVRSAADARTALHSAVDDGVGDLVLDLTELDSWDATGLGVIMGAHRRAGRCGRRLVLRGVPPQMQRLLVATRLHRILAIEGGIVADALPRV, encoded by the coding sequence ATGCACATCAGGGGCGACCACGTCGAGCTGGTCGTCGGGGGCCGCCTCGACGTCCGCAGCGCCGCGGACGCCCGTACGGCCCTGCACTCGGCGGTCGATGACGGGGTCGGCGACCTCGTCCTCGACCTCACCGAACTGGACTCGTGGGACGCCACCGGACTCGGCGTGATCATGGGGGCCCACCGCCGGGCCGGGCGGTGCGGACGACGCCTGGTGCTGCGCGGCGTGCCGCCCCAGATGCAGCGCCTCCTGGTCGCCACGCGGCTGCACCGGATCCTGGCGATCGAGGGCGGCATCGTCGCGGACGCGCTCCCGCGGGTGTAG
- a CDS encoding ATP/GTP-binding protein translates to MSPRRNRPKGGEKPTTSSESRPEGDRFGLQGTETWQGEQWSVRHVAGASAAGKRYRCPGCDQEIPSGAPHLVAWPEYAGVDERRHWHKACWNAKDRRTTRVQRSRNAPKY, encoded by the coding sequence GTGTCCCCGCGCCGCAACCGCCCCAAGGGCGGCGAGAAGCCGACCACGTCGTCCGAGAGCCGGCCGGAGGGCGACCGCTTCGGTCTCCAGGGCACCGAGACGTGGCAGGGCGAGCAGTGGTCGGTCCGGCATGTGGCGGGGGCCAGTGCCGCCGGCAAGCGGTACCGGTGCCCCGGCTGCGATCAGGAGATCCCGTCCGGGGCCCCGCACCTGGTCGCCTGGCCCGAGTACGCGGGCGTCGACGAGCGCCGCCACTGGCACAAGGCCTGCTGGAACGCGAAGGACCGCCGCACCACGCGGGTGCAGCGGTCCAGGAACGCGCCGAAGTACTGA
- a CDS encoding LLM class flavin-dependent oxidoreductase, producing MRVGAFVLAAQFPGQGPGETLHRAVRSAEVAEESGLDSVWLAEHHFVPYGVCPSAVTLAALLLGRTRRIRVGTAVSVLPTAHPVALGEQAALLHLTSGGRFSLGVGRGGPWVDLEVFGSGLRAYEEGFPESLDLLLRWLREPRVSGLGERFTFREVPVVPRPDEILDGGADNASPEVIVACTSPKSVKLAAARGLPMLLGMHCGDEEKAEMVALWRGEARAAGHAPEVVAGAGHVSAGVAQIADRRIEAAETLLKSMPGWLKQGLEAHVTVDGRHRAMRDPVTYTELLCRLHPVGTVRTAADRLAATSERTGITRFALLVEGSGDLAATEENVRRLGAEVLPLLG from the coding sequence ATGCGCGTGGGAGCTTTTGTACTGGCAGCACAGTTCCCGGGCCAGGGGCCGGGAGAGACACTTCACCGGGCCGTCCGGTCCGCCGAGGTCGCCGAGGAATCGGGTCTCGACTCGGTGTGGCTGGCCGAACACCACTTCGTACCGTACGGGGTGTGCCCCTCGGCGGTGACGCTTGCCGCGCTGCTCCTCGGGCGCACCCGGCGGATCAGGGTCGGCACCGCGGTCAGCGTGCTGCCGACCGCGCACCCGGTGGCGCTCGGCGAACAGGCGGCGCTGCTGCACCTCACCTCCGGCGGGCGGTTCTCGCTGGGCGTCGGGCGCGGTGGCCCCTGGGTCGACCTGGAGGTCTTCGGCTCCGGCCTGAGGGCGTACGAGGAGGGCTTCCCGGAGTCGCTCGACCTGCTGCTCCGCTGGCTGCGCGAACCCCGTGTCTCCGGTCTGGGGGAACGGTTCACCTTCCGGGAGGTACCGGTCGTGCCGCGGCCCGACGAGATCCTGGACGGCGGAGCGGACAACGCGAGTCCCGAGGTGATCGTGGCGTGCACCTCGCCGAAGAGCGTGAAACTGGCCGCCGCGCGCGGCCTGCCGATGCTGCTCGGGATGCACTGCGGCGACGAGGAGAAGGCCGAGATGGTCGCCCTGTGGCGCGGGGAGGCACGCGCGGCGGGTCACGCTCCGGAGGTGGTGGCGGGGGCGGGCCATGTGTCGGCGGGGGTCGCCCAGATCGCGGACCGCCGCATCGAGGCCGCCGAGACGCTGCTGAAGTCGATGCCGGGCTGGCTGAAGCAGGGGCTTGAGGCCCATGTGACGGTCGACGGCCGGCACCGCGCGATGCGCGACCCGGTGACGTACACCGAACTGCTCTGCCGCCTGCATCCGGTCGGCACCGTCCGCACGGCCGCGGACCGCCTCGCCGCCACCTCCGAGCGCACGGGCATCACCCGCTTCGCCCTGCTCGTCGAGGGCTCGGGCGATCTGGCGGCCACGGAGGAGAATGTCCGGAGGCTGGGGGCGGAGGTGCTGCCGCTGCTCGGCTAG
- a CDS encoding ABC transporter permease: MTASPLLSDTALIFGRYARATLRSKFQILFGVLMPLLYLVFFGPLLTGMPLSPHGSSWQVLVPGLLLQLALFGASFTGFSIIIENGWGVVERMRVTPVSRLALLLGRILRDAALFVFQAVLLVIAALVMGLRAPLAGILIGFAFVALLTVSLASLSYALAMKVTTPQGFGPAINAIAMPSMLLSGLMLPMTLAPGWLNALSHVMPLRYLVDAVRAAYLGSYAGATMLYGAAVALGFAALAVTVGTRVFRTAGA; the protein is encoded by the coding sequence ATGACCGCCTCCCCGCTCCTGTCCGACACCGCGCTGATCTTCGGCCGGTACGCCCGCGCGACCCTGCGCTCGAAGTTCCAGATCCTCTTCGGCGTCCTGATGCCCCTGCTCTACCTGGTCTTCTTCGGCCCGCTCCTGACCGGCATGCCACTGTCCCCGCACGGCAGTTCCTGGCAGGTCCTGGTGCCCGGCCTATTGCTCCAACTCGCCCTGTTCGGAGCCTCGTTCACCGGATTCTCGATCATCATCGAGAACGGCTGGGGCGTCGTGGAGCGCATGCGCGTCACCCCCGTCTCGCGGCTGGCCCTGCTGCTCGGCAGGATCCTGCGGGATGCCGCGCTGTTCGTCTTCCAGGCAGTACTGCTCGTGATCGCCGCGCTGGTGATGGGTCTGCGCGCGCCGCTGGCCGGCATCCTCATCGGCTTCGCCTTCGTGGCGCTGCTCACGGTGTCCCTCGCGTCGCTCTCGTACGCCCTGGCCATGAAGGTGACCACGCCGCAGGGGTTCGGTCCGGCGATCAACGCGATCGCGATGCCGTCGATGCTGCTGTCCGGACTGATGCTGCCCATGACGCTCGCGCCCGGCTGGCTGAACGCGCTGTCGCACGTGATGCCGCTGCGCTATCTGGTGGACGCGGTGCGCGCGGCCTATCTCGGCTCGTACGCCGGCGCCACCATGCTGTACGGGGCCGCGGTGGCCCTCGGTTTCGCGGCACTCGCCGTGACGGTGGGCACACGCGTCTTCCGGACGGCCGGGGCGTAA